A DNA window from Bos javanicus breed banteng chromosome 10, ARS-OSU_banteng_1.0, whole genome shotgun sequence contains the following coding sequences:
- the LOC133255410 gene encoding olfactory receptor 4F3/4F16/4F29-like, with amino-acid sequence MDGANQSVVSEFVLLGLTNSWEIQLLLFVFSSTFYVASMMGNSLIILTVTCDPHLHSPMYFLLANLSFIDLGVSSVTSPKMIYDLFRKHRVISFRGCITQIFFIHIVGGVEMMLLIAMAFDRYVAICKPLHYLTIMNPRMCISFLVAAWIIGFLHSMVQLPFVVNLPFCGPNVLDSFYCDLPRLIKLACVDTYQLEFMVMANSGFISIGSIFILIISYIVIILTVQKHSSGSSSKALSTLSAHITAVALFFGPLIFIYTWPFPSTHLDKFLAIFYAVLTPFLNPVIYTFRNQEMKVAMRRVCRQLVSYRKISVVMPVL; translated from the coding sequence ATGGATGGAGCAAATCAGTCTGTGGTGTCAGAGTTTGTGCTCCTGGGACTTACCAACTCCTGGGAGATCCAGCTACTTCTGTTTGTGTTCTCATCCACATTTTATGTGGCAAGCATGATGGGAAACTCTCTCATTATTCTCACTGTGACTTGTGACCCTCACTTACACTCTCCCATGTACTTTCTGTTGGCCAACCTCTCCTTCATTGACCTGGGAGTTTCTTCTGTCACTTCTCCCAAGATGATTTATGACCTTTTCAGAAAGCATAGAGTCATCTCCTTTAGAGGCTGCATCACTCAAATCTTCTTCATCCACATCGTTGGTGGTGTGGAGATGATGCTGCTCATAGCCATGGCCTTTGACAGATATGTTGCAATATGTAAGCCTCTCCATTATCTGACCATCATGAACCCTAGAATGTGCATCTCCTTTTTAGTGGCTGCCTGGATAATAGGCTTTCTCCACTCCATGGTTCAGCTGCCTTTTGTAGTAAACTTACCCTTCTGTGGCCCAAATGTGTTGGACAGCTTTTACTGTGACCTTCCTCGGTTGATCAAACTTGCCTGTGTAGACACATACCAACTAGAATTCATGGTCATGGCCAACAGTGGATTCATCTCTATTGGCTCCATCTTCATTCTGATAATTTCCTACATTGTCATCATTCTCACTGTTCAGAAACACTCTTCAGGTAGTTCATCTAAGGCTCTGTCCACACTTTCAGCTCACATCACTGCAGTAGCTCTGTTCTTTGGTCCTTTGATTTTTATCTATACATGGCCATTTCCTTCCACACACCTGGATAAGTTTTTGGCCATCTTTTATGCAGTTCTCACTCCTTTCCTGAATCCAGTCATTTATACATTCAGGAATCAAGAAATGAAAGTGGCAATGAGGAGAGTATGCAGACAGTTGGTGAGTTATAGAAAGATCTCAGTAGTGATGCCTGTATTGTAA